Proteins encoded by one window of Paenibacillus sp. DCT19:
- a CDS encoding glycoside hydrolase family 43 protein, translating to MKYTNPVIKGFYPDPSVCKVADTYYLVCSSFQYFPGVPLFESKDLINWTQIGHCLTRPSQIQLETVNSSGGVFAPTIRHNNGRFYMTTTNDTTRQNFYVWTDDIYGEWSDPIYVDQGGIDPDLYFEDGKALFMSNGTDDHGVGGIIQSEIDIETGRKLTPGRMIWNGTGGRYLESPHLYKINGTYYLMASEGGTEYGHMVTYARGDSPSGPFEAYPHNPVLTNRNLGGYELQGAGHGDLVQDENGNWWMLHLGFRQIGRWQTYHHLGREVFLTPVTFDEDGWFTAGYKGTVLTSFETDRISEETIQKERNVYTFENTDWNLDWCYLRHPARQQYELAPDKVILRGTDVTLDTPLSPTFIGIRQRDFNAVISCDVTLTGGEAGITLYMDENHHYDLAIRQVDNGYSVVKRLNIGDIKSIEQEEYVGVSNQATLTIQSTPDRYTFILNYDGKDISLGTAQTRYLSSEVAGGFTGVLIGLYAFKTGSVAEFTNFTCKYNE from the coding sequence ATGAAATATACTAATCCAGTAATTAAAGGATTCTATCCTGATCCTAGCGTTTGCAAAGTTGCAGACACGTATTATCTCGTATGTAGCTCTTTTCAGTATTTCCCTGGCGTTCCCCTTTTCGAGAGTAAAGACTTGATCAATTGGACGCAGATCGGACATTGCTTAACTCGGCCAAGCCAAATTCAATTAGAGACGGTTAACAGTTCCGGTGGCGTATTCGCGCCAACCATCCGTCATAACAATGGCCGATTTTATATGACAACAACCAATGACACCACCCGTCAGAATTTCTACGTTTGGACGGACGATATTTACGGTGAATGGTCTGATCCAATCTATGTCGATCAAGGCGGCATAGATCCAGATCTATACTTTGAGGATGGCAAAGCATTGTTTATGAGTAATGGCACCGACGATCATGGCGTTGGAGGCATCATTCAAAGTGAGATTGATATCGAAACTGGACGTAAACTAACTCCAGGACGCATGATCTGGAACGGTACGGGCGGTCGCTATTTGGAGAGTCCACATCTGTATAAAATAAATGGAACGTATTATCTCATGGCTTCAGAAGGTGGAACCGAGTATGGTCATATGGTTACCTATGCAAGAGGCGATTCACCATCAGGTCCGTTTGAGGCTTACCCACATAACCCTGTTCTGACCAACCGCAACTTGGGCGGTTATGAGCTTCAGGGCGCTGGACATGGAGACCTTGTTCAGGACGAGAATGGCAATTGGTGGATGCTTCATCTTGGTTTCCGCCAAATTGGAAGATGGCAGACGTATCACCACCTGGGACGCGAAGTCTTTCTTACACCGGTTACGTTTGACGAAGATGGTTGGTTTACCGCGGGGTATAAAGGTACAGTGCTTACGAGCTTTGAAACGGATCGAATCTCAGAAGAAACCATTCAAAAGGAGCGCAACGTCTATACGTTTGAGAATACCGATTGGAATCTGGACTGGTGTTATTTACGTCATCCTGCTAGGCAGCAGTATGAACTAGCTCCAGACAAGGTGATTCTTCGAGGAACAGATGTCACACTGGATACTCCGTTATCCCCTACTTTTATCGGCATACGTCAGAGAGATTTCAATGCAGTTATTTCTTGTGATGTCACATTAACTGGAGGAGAAGCGGGTATTACGCTTTATATGGATGAGAATCATCATTATGACCTGGCTATTCGCCAAGTTGATAACGGATATAGCGTTGTTAAACGTCTGAATATTGGGGATATCAAGTCGATTGAACAGGAAGAGTATGTGGGGGTAAGCAATCAAGCTACGCTCACTATTCAATCCACTCCTGATCGTTATACTTTCATTTTGAACTATGATGGTAAGGATATTTCGCTCGGAACGGCACAGACCAGATATCTATCGTCCGAGGTGGCTGGAGGATTCACAGGCGTGCTTATCGGTCTCTACGCTTTTAAGACAGGTTCTGTCGCTGAATTCACTAACTTTACATGCAAGTATAACGAATAA
- a CDS encoding transcriptional regulator: MIRANGDSKYMPLYEALASEVRWRIMSLLSDGEMNVKDLADVLELSPSIVTMHVRKLEHAELIGSRRVRLNGGTHKMCFLKQNAIEIELPSVGSLANIKEQSISVGHYTAFEVHPTCGLGTPEKEIGVWDDPRYFLDPERVHAAILWFGRGYVEYKIPNYLLPEDTPSAIEISMEIASEAPGLRDDWPSDITFSFNSVRLGTWTSPADFGRAARGKYTPSWWHRNVNQYGLLKTIRVDAQGTSIDGERLSVVCIKDIKLEELFWTLRFSVEEHATHVGGLTLYGAGFGNHNQDIIIRTIQSKADMG; this comes from the coding sequence ATGATTAGAGCTAATGGAGATTCCAAATACATGCCACTGTATGAAGCGCTGGCTAGTGAAGTACGCTGGAGAATAATGAGTCTGCTCTCTGATGGGGAGATGAATGTGAAGGATCTGGCTGATGTGTTGGAACTTAGTCCCTCCATCGTTACGATGCATGTTCGTAAATTGGAGCATGCGGAATTGATCGGCAGTCGCAGAGTAAGACTGAATGGAGGAACACACAAAATGTGTTTTCTCAAACAAAATGCAATTGAAATTGAATTGCCTTCGGTGGGTTCATTAGCAAACATCAAAGAACAAAGCATCTCTGTGGGTCACTATACAGCGTTCGAAGTACATCCGACCTGTGGGCTGGGTACTCCTGAGAAAGAAATTGGCGTATGGGATGATCCCCGCTATTTCCTTGATCCTGAACGTGTTCACGCAGCAATCCTATGGTTTGGTCGTGGGTATGTCGAATATAAAATACCTAATTACCTTCTGCCTGAGGATACACCCAGTGCGATTGAGATCTCAATGGAAATTGCTTCGGAGGCGCCTGGTTTAAGGGATGATTGGCCCTCTGATATCACATTTTCATTTAACAGTGTGCGGCTTGGCACATGGACCAGTCCTGCTGACTTTGGGAGAGCTGCTCGTGGAAAATACACCCCGTCATGGTGGCATAGGAATGTTAACCAATATGGCCTACTGAAGACGATCCGAGTGGATGCTCAAGGTACCTCAATAGATGGAGAGCGGTTGTCAGTTGTATGTATTAAGGATATCAAGCTGGAGGAGTTATTCTGGACGCTGCGATTTTCCGTGGAGGAGCATGCTACACATGTTGGTGGTTTGACGCTGTATGGAGCAGGCTTTGGTAATCACAATCAGGACATCATCATTCGTACCATACAGTCAAAAGCGGATATGGGTTGA
- a CDS encoding X2-like carbohydrate binding domain-containing protein, whose product MENWLRKATAMMLAFALLLGLMTAPVHANNALFTIEAEDAQLTSDLQVVTEIYGQPKPGYSGSGFVWMQNSGTLTFTVNAPETGMYAISTRYMQELSADGRVQYLTVNGVTKGSYMLPYTTTWSDFDFGFHKLNKGSNTIQIKAGWGFAYFDSFTVDHADLDPLNVQPILTDPQATPETQILMNYLTEVYGNQIISGQQEIYGGGNDGDTELEFEWIYDLTGKYPAIRGFDLMNYNPLYGWEDGTTDRMIDWVNNRGGIATASWHINVPRNFNTYQLGDFVDWKEATYKPTETNFNTANAVIPGTKEYQYVMMTIEDLAEQLLILQDNNVPVIFRPYHEAEGNGGLNGEGAWFWWASAGAEVYKDLWDLIYTELTETYDLHNLIWTYNSYVYSTSPAWYPGDHQVDLVGYDKYNTIYNRYDGLSGVPNEDAITSIFYQLVDLTNGSKMVAMTENDTIPSVQNLKEERAGWLYFCPWYGEHLMSTAFNYPATLTTLYQSDYVITLDELPDLKVNNPNPSASISPGTVEFDKYTPNQNDKSVTVTANGNTLTALRAGNTALSATTDYSFNGNTLLLKKAYLATLPVGEHSIVLDFNQGQDPVLKVKIVDSTPSSNATIIPVNATFDKATSAAQDVSVTLNLNGRQLTSITKGNATLVSGQHYTASGSTVVLKQSYLTTLPLGQNSLTFHFNGGNNAVLTVNVVDSTVTVPPTGDLTIQAFNGNTSSSTNGISPKFKLINSGNSAIQLSDVKLRYYYTIDGEEAQTFWSDWASVGSANVTSQFVKLATPVAGADHYLEVGFTSAAGTLNAGQSAEIQARFSKNNWSNYNQSNDYSFKASGTQFANHEQVTGYVGDELVWGIEP is encoded by the coding sequence ATGGAAAATTGGCTTAGAAAGGCAACCGCAATGATGCTGGCATTTGCTCTACTACTAGGATTGATGACAGCGCCCGTTCATGCAAACAATGCACTTTTCACTATCGAGGCCGAAGATGCTCAGCTCACTTCGGATCTTCAAGTAGTCACCGAGATTTACGGACAACCCAAGCCTGGATACTCAGGTAGCGGATTCGTCTGGATGCAGAATTCAGGTACATTGACTTTTACAGTGAATGCTCCTGAAACGGGCATGTACGCGATCTCTACTCGATACATGCAGGAGCTTAGTGCAGATGGTAGAGTTCAATATTTAACCGTGAACGGTGTGACCAAGGGTTCGTATATGCTGCCGTACACGACAACATGGTCGGATTTTGATTTTGGTTTTCACAAACTGAATAAAGGAAGCAACACGATCCAGATTAAGGCTGGCTGGGGCTTTGCTTATTTTGACAGCTTCACAGTGGATCATGCGGATCTTGATCCCCTGAATGTACAACCGATTCTTACCGATCCTCAGGCAACACCAGAGACACAAATTTTAATGAATTATTTAACGGAGGTATACGGAAACCAGATTATTTCAGGCCAACAGGAGATTTATGGAGGAGGGAATGACGGAGATACAGAGCTTGAGTTTGAATGGATTTATGATCTTACTGGCAAATATCCAGCGATTCGTGGCTTCGATCTGATGAATTATAATCCGCTCTATGGTTGGGAGGATGGCACAACGGATCGGATGATCGACTGGGTCAATAACCGGGGCGGCATTGCAACAGCTTCCTGGCATATCAACGTCCCGCGTAATTTCAACACGTATCAGCTTGGGGATTTTGTGGATTGGAAGGAAGCGACCTACAAGCCGACAGAAACTAATTTTAATACAGCCAATGCCGTTATTCCTGGTACGAAAGAATATCAATATGTGATGATGACGATCGAAGATCTGGCAGAACAATTGCTAATCCTCCAGGATAACAATGTGCCTGTTATATTCCGACCTTATCATGAGGCCGAAGGTAATGGTGGTCTGAATGGCGAAGGTGCATGGTTCTGGTGGGCTTCAGCAGGAGCAGAGGTTTACAAAGACCTGTGGGATCTAATTTATACAGAGCTTACGGAGACGTACGACCTGCACAACCTGATTTGGACGTATAACAGCTATGTGTATAGCACATCTCCAGCTTGGTATCCTGGTGATCATCAAGTAGATCTGGTTGGATACGATAAATACAATACCATCTATAATCGGTATGACGGCTTGTCTGGAGTCCCGAATGAGGACGCCATTACGTCGATTTTCTATCAGCTTGTGGATCTGACGAATGGTAGCAAAATGGTTGCTATGACAGAGAACGACACGATTCCAAGTGTGCAAAATCTGAAAGAGGAGAGAGCCGGCTGGCTGTACTTCTGCCCTTGGTATGGCGAGCACCTCATGAGCACGGCATTTAATTACCCAGCGACCTTAACCACACTTTATCAGAGCGATTATGTTATCACATTGGATGAACTGCCGGATCTAAAGGTCAATAATCCTAATCCGAGCGCATCGATCTCTCCGGGAACCGTCGAGTTTGACAAATACACGCCTAACCAAAACGACAAATCGGTAACAGTGACTGCTAATGGGAATACGCTTACTGCTCTTCGGGCAGGCAATACTGCGCTTAGCGCAACAACGGATTATTCATTTAACGGAAATACCCTGCTACTAAAAAAGGCTTACCTTGCGACACTACCCGTAGGTGAGCACTCCATTGTATTGGATTTTAATCAAGGGCAAGACCCAGTGTTAAAGGTTAAAATTGTGGATTCAACGCCGAGTTCCAATGCGACCATCATACCTGTGAATGCTACATTTGACAAAGCAACGAGCGCAGCGCAAGATGTTTCCGTTACGCTTAACCTGAATGGCCGTCAGCTTACAAGCATAACAAAAGGGAATGCTACACTCGTATCGGGTCAGCATTATACAGCTTCTGGTTCGACGGTGGTGTTGAAGCAATCCTATCTCACAACGCTTCCGCTCGGTCAAAATTCCTTGACCTTCCACTTCAATGGTGGAAATAACGCAGTGTTAACCGTGAACGTTGTAGACAGTACGGTTACTGTACCGCCTACTGGAGACTTGACTATCCAAGCATTTAACGGCAATACCAGTTCGTCGACCAACGGAATTTCGCCCAAATTCAAATTAATCAACTCGGGTAATTCAGCGATACAGTTAAGTGATGTGAAACTTCGGTATTACTATACAATTGATGGGGAAGAGGCGCAGACCTTCTGGTCCGATTGGGCAAGTGTTGGCAGCGCCAATGTAACAAGCCAATTTGTCAAACTGGCAACTCCGGTTGCCGGAGCTGATCATTATCTGGAAGTTGGCTTCACAAGTGCAGCCGGAACGTTGAACGCAGGTCAGAGTGCCGAGATTCAAGCACGTTTTTCCAAAAATAACTGGTCTAACTACAATCAGTCTAATGACTACTCGTTCAAGGCATCTGGCACGCAGTTTGCCAACCATGAACAGGTTACCGGTTATGTAGGCGATGAGCTTGTATGGGGAATTGAACCGTAA
- a CDS encoding TetR/AcrR family transcriptional regulator, which yields MSSRKDYSSKERLMMAAIDLMSKKGYKSVTTMEIATTAGLSEKTLFRQFGTKQNLLESAFDQYYYSEEMTRVFNEKLVWDLHTDLLLISRTYHEIMNRNRKLFLIGFKEEEHLPGLRDRTIKHPRQLLEIITEYFSIMYDKGKLVQTNFEHQAFSFMALNYGVFINNLDGDAPFPSLTLDNIITESVWTFTRALTP from the coding sequence ATGTCTAGTCGTAAAGACTATAGCAGCAAAGAACGATTAATGATGGCGGCAATTGATTTGATGTCAAAAAAAGGATACAAAAGCGTAACGACGATGGAAATCGCGACGACTGCTGGCTTAAGTGAGAAAACACTGTTTCGTCAATTCGGAACCAAGCAGAATCTTTTGGAATCAGCATTTGATCAGTATTATTACTCCGAAGAGATGACTAGAGTTTTCAATGAAAAGCTAGTCTGGGATTTGCACACTGATTTGCTTTTGATCAGCAGGACGTATCACGAGATCATGAACCGCAACCGGAAGTTGTTTTTGATCGGTTTTAAGGAAGAGGAACATCTGCCAGGGCTTCGAGATCGCACGATTAAACACCCAAGGCAGCTCTTGGAGATAATAACCGAGTATTTTAGCATCATGTATGACAAAGGCAAGCTGGTTCAAACGAACTTTGAGCATCAAGCTTTTTCATTTATGGCTTTGAATTACGGTGTATTCATTAACAATCTGGATGGAGATGCTCCTTTCCCATCGCTCACTTTGGATAACATTATTACAGAGAGTGTGTGGACGTTTACTAGGGCTTTAACGCCCTAG